CTAAAGCTAAAGAAGCTGCCGCACCATATATTGAAAAAGCAGAGTCACTTATAGAAGATGCTAAAACAAAAGGAGCCGAAGCCTTAAATAACTTAACAGATAATAAAAAAACTGACGAAGGCGATTCGGATACACCAAAAATTTAAATTTCAATTTTAACCAAATAAGACACTAAATTGTCTTTCTTAAAAAATATTAAATTAGTAATTTTGCGGTTCAATCTAAACCTTCTCCATTGAGAAGGTTTTTTATGAATTACATTATGATTTTAGATACAAATTACATTGAGCAATACGCAAACATTTTCATTACAAAAATATTAGAATATTCTCCACAGGTTATTTCTGCTTTAATTATTCTATTTATCGGTCTATATGCTATTCGAATAATCAACAGACTTATTCGAAAAATAATGATCAAAAGAAATCTAGATCCTACCCTTAGTAAGTTTCTTGCCGATATTTTACTTTGGGTTTTAAGAGTATTATTATTTGTTACTTTTATTGACAAACTAGGCATAGGCACCTCTTCATTTGTTGCTATTCTAGGCGCAATGGGACTAGCAGTTGGTTTATCATTACAAGGTTCACTGTCTAATTTTGCTGGAGGAATGCTCATTATTCTCTTTAAACCTTTTAAAGTAGGAGATACTATTGAAGCACAAGGAGTATTGGCTACTGTTCTAGAAATTCAAATTTTCGTAACCAAATTAATCACTTCGAATAACCAAACCATTTTTATTCCCAATGGTACTTTATCGAATGGAACGATCATTAATTATTCAATGCAAGGAACTAGAAGAGCAGATTTAACGATTTCCATTTCTTATGATACTGATCTAAAAACGGCTAAAAATATCATAACAGAAGTCCTTAAAAACAATACTAAAGTACTTACTTCACCGGATGCAGAAGTATCTGTAAAAAACATAACTGACAATTCTATTCAACTAGCCGTAAGACCTTGGGCGAATAATACCGATTATAGCTCGGTAATATCAGATACTTTGGAGAATTGTAAATTGGCTTTTGATACAGCTGGAATCACTTTTCAACCGTATGTTACGGAACTATCCAAATCAGCAAGTAATAAAGAGTAAATCAATTCTACTTCTTTTTTGAAGTAGTAATCAAAAAGTCTTTCAAATAATAAGGTTCAAAATAAGCGACATCGACAGTGTCGCTTGTTTTGTATTTACAAAAACTCAAAGCACTCATTTCATTTGCAGAAGGATATTTAATATCATCTAAAAAAACAAAATTCTCTTTAGTCAAAACAGTTTTGCATTTCTCATTGCAATCACCAACAAAATATAGTTTCTCTGAAAAAACTTCAAAAGAATTTTCATCAATAATTTCAGCTAAAACTTCACGCTTTTTATCTAAAGTGGCAGAAAAAACAGCACTATATACTTCCATTCTGCGGGCATCAATCATCGGAACAATTAAACCATCTGCTATTGTAACTTTTGAAGCCAATGTTTGTAAAGTATCGACTGCTATCAAAGGTAGATTCAAAGCATAACACAATCCTTTGGCCGCCGAAACACCTATTCGCAAACCTGTATAAGAACCTGGTCCTTGACTTACGGCAACTGCTGCTAAATCATTCATTTTAATTCCTGTTTCATTGATAATTTCTTCAATAAAAACATGTAATCGTTCAGCATGTGAATACCCTTCTTCGGCTATTTCTTTGCACAATATAGTTTTTCCATCTTTTGCAAGAGCAACAGAACAATTTTTGGTAGCCGTTTCAATATTGAGAATATAGGACACTTTCTAGTTTTTAATATTAAAGCCAATCTATACAATATAGAATAGCTATAAAATGATATGAGTGCAAATTTACACCGAATTTTCAAAAATCCTTAATAAAAAAACACGTCTAGAAAAATCTAAACGTGTTTTGTTATATATATATAAATTGAGATTAACAGAAATCCGTTTTCAAAAGCCTTAAGATTATTTTTTATCTCCTTCCTTTGAAATAAACACTTTATCACCAG
The Flavobacterium sp. 5 DNA segment above includes these coding regions:
- a CDS encoding mechanosensitive ion channel family protein, which gives rise to MILDTNYIEQYANIFITKILEYSPQVISALIILFIGLYAIRIINRLIRKIMIKRNLDPTLSKFLADILLWVLRVLLFVTFIDKLGIGTSSFVAILGAMGLAVGLSLQGSLSNFAGGMLIILFKPFKVGDTIEAQGVLATVLEIQIFVTKLITSNNQTIFIPNGTLSNGTIINYSMQGTRRADLTISISYDTDLKTAKNIITEVLKNNTKVLTSPDAEVSVKNITDNSIQLAVRPWANNTDYSSVISDTLENCKLAFDTAGITFQPYVTELSKSASNKE
- the tsaB gene encoding tRNA (adenosine(37)-N6)-threonylcarbamoyltransferase complex dimerization subunit type 1 TsaB, whose translation is MSYILNIETATKNCSVALAKDGKTILCKEIAEEGYSHAERLHVFIEEIINETGIKMNDLAAVAVSQGPGSYTGLRIGVSAAKGLCYALNLPLIAVDTLQTLASKVTIADGLIVPMIDARRMEVYSAVFSATLDKKREVLAEIIDENSFEVFSEKLYFVGDCNEKCKTVLTKENFVFLDDIKYPSANEMSALSFCKYKTSDTVDVAYFEPYYLKDFLITTSKKK